In a genomic window of Paroedura picta isolate Pp20150507F chromosome 14, Ppicta_v3.0, whole genome shotgun sequence:
- the LOC143823697 gene encoding protocadherin-10-like: MPPASGSGGAGGGAGGLALAALVLAWCCGAPAGGQLRYSVPEELEHGAFVANLAEDLGLDVSRLSARRFRIVSRAGGKQHLEVNLENGILFVNEKIDREEVCEGAGGGGGGGGGGGACLLRLQLVIESPLELHRVEVEVLDINDNAPRFPWPEYVLEVAESALPGARFPLESAHDPDVGTNGLRTYRLSPNGFFSLEVQARSDGSKFAELVLERSLDREQQRSHRVLLTALDGGLPERSGTARVVVSVLDANDNVPVFEQASYSVSLPEDAPKGTLVVRLNATDRDEGANGEVEYAFSGHAPPRARELFAVEARSGRVRLTGQLDYERASLHELYVQAKDRGPSAVAVHCRVLVHLLDVNDNAPEVTLTSVSSPVPEDAPPGTVIAVVSVLDRDSGDNGQVSCALPPDVPFQLRPSFPNCYTLVTTGPLDREAVAEYNLSITARDGGSPPLATRRTLRLQVSDVNDNAPRFLQPSYSVYVPENNAPGASICAVSARDPDARQNAYLSYALADGLIQGMPVATYVSVNADSGHMYALRSLDYEQVRSFQVRVLAQDAGFPPLSGNASVHVFVLDQNDNAPVIVAPVPRNGSLAVELVPRSAEPGALVGQVAAVDADAGQNARLSFQLAQASQAGLFRVAPATGEIRTVRAFREQDAPRQRLVVQVRDGGQPPLSASVSLLLSLVDRLPEVLADPRDSPPGPEAPGSPLTLYLIVSLGSVSFTFLVAIVILSALKCRKERLTLPAAACALPDACCPPCCPGRRPRRRRGSGARPPAPADLGKAANNANPTPGAGGNKAPAGGGGDGGGALAGPPGYCYKVCLSPESAKSDFMFLKPCGQDPPRNNEKGPDHAPPPPGAKNARQPAGQAKQPNTDRLPSKSQQSAMKSSRSLEDIGGGRRGAQKEHDRLRTLVTPVSELQKASGPPNGIWTPPYAPMYTQHASPLDYQHNVYIPGTPTMPVAKDGPPFLDQETKNTFSTFGKRKKMTTYCDLRDNMVINNNLK, encoded by the exons ATGCCGCCCGCGTCCGGGTCCGGGGGCGCCGGCGGGGGTGCCGGGGGGCTGGCGCTGGCGGCGCTGGTGCTGGCGTGGTGCTGCGGGGCGCCGGCGGGCGGGCAGCTGCGCTACTCGGTGCCGGAGGAGCTGGAGCACGGCGCCTTCGTGGCCAACCTGGCCGAGGACCTGGGGCTCGACGTCTCCCGCCTGTCGGCGCGCCGCTTCCGCATCGTCTCCCGGGCGGGCGGCAAGCAGCACCTGGAGGTCAACCTGGAGAACGGGATCCTCTTCGTCAACGAGAAGATCGACCGCGAGGAGGTGTGCGAGGGCGCCGGCGgcggagggggcggcgggggcggcgggggcgcctGCCTGCTCCGCCTGCAGCTGGTCATCGAGAGCCCGCTGGAGCTGCACCGCGTGGAGGTGGAGGTGCTGGACATCAACGACAACGCGCCGCGCTTCCCGTGGCCTGAGTACGTGCTGGAGGTGGCCGAGTCGGCGCTGCCGGGCGCCCGCTTCCCGCTGGAGAGCGCGCACGACCCGGACGTTGGCACCAACGGCCTGCGCACCTACCGCCTCAGCCCCAACGGCTTCTTCTCGCTGGAGGTGCAGGCGCGCAGCGACGGCAGCAAGTTCGCCGAGCTGGTGCTGGAGCGCAGCCTGGACCGCGAGCAGCAGCGCAGCCACCGCGTCCTGCTCACCGCCCTGGACGGCGGCCTCCCCGAGCGCTCGGGCACGGCCCGCGTGGTGGTCTCCGTGCTGGACGCCAACGACAACGTGCCCGTCTTCGAGCAGGCCTCCTACAGCGTCAGCCTGCCCGAGGACGCGCCCAAAGGCACGCTGGTCGTCCGCCTCAACGCCACGGACCGCGACGAGGGCGCCAACGGCGAGGTGGAGTACGCCTTCAGCGGCCACGCGCCGCCCCGCGCCCGGGAGCTCTTCGCCGTCGAGGCGCGCAGCGGCCGGGTGCGCCTGACGGGCCAGCTGGACTACGAGCGCGCCAGCCTCCACGAGCTCTACGTGCAGGCCAAGGACCGCGGGCCCTCCGCCGTGGCCGTCCACTGCCGCGTCCTGGTGCACCTCCTCGACGTCAACGACAACGCGCCCGAGGTGACGCTCACCTCGGTCTCCTCGCCCGTGCCGGAGGACGCCCCGCCGGGCACCGTCATCGCGGTGGTCAGCGTGCTGGACCGGGACTCGGGAGACAACGGGCAGGTGAGCTGCGCCCTCCCGCCCGACGTGCCCTTCCAGCTGCGCCCCTCCTTCCCCAACTGCTACACGCTGGTGACCACGGGGCCGCTAGACCGCGAGGCGGTGGCCGAGTACAACCTCAGCATCACGGCGCGGGACGGCGGCTCGCCGCCGCTGGCCACCCGCCGAACGCTGCGCCTCCAGGTGTCCGACGTGAACGACAACGCGCCGCGCTTCCTGCAGCCCTCCTACAGCGTCTACGTGCCCGAGAACAACGCGCCGGGCGCCTCCATCTGCGCCGTCAGCGCGCGGGACCCGGACGCCCGGCAGAACGCCTACCTGTCCTACGCGCTGGCCGACGGGCTGATCCAGGGCATGCCGGTGGCCACCTACGTCTCGGTCAACGCCGACAGCGGCCACATGTACGCGCTGCGCTCGCTCGACTACGAGCAGGTGCGCAGCTTCCAGGTGCGAGTGCTGGCCCAGGACGCCGGCTTCCCGCCGCTCAGCGGCAACGCCTCGGTGCACGTCTTCGTGCTCGACCAGAACGACAACGCACCCGTCATCGTGGCGCCCGTGCCCCGCAACGGCTCGCTGGCCGTCGAACTGGTCCCACGCTCGGCCGAGCCCGGCGCGCTGGTGGGCCAGGTGGCGGCGGTGGACGCGGACGCCGGGCAGAACGCGCGCCTCTCCTTCCAGCTGGCGCAGGCCTCCCAGGCGGGCCTCTTCCGCGTGGCGCCGGCCACCGGCGAGATCCGCACCGTGCGCGCCTTCCGCGAGCAGGACGCGCCCCGGCAGCGGCTCGTGGTGCAGGTGCGCGACGGCGGGCAGCCTCCGCTCTCGGCCTCCGTGTCGCTGCTGCTCTCGCTGGTGGATCGCCTGCCCGAGGTGCTGGCCGACCCGCGCGACTCCCCGCCGGGCCCCGAGGCGCCCGGCTCGCCGCTCACCCTCTACCTGATCGTCTCGCTGGGCTCGGTCTCCTTCACCTTCCTGGTGGCCATCGTCATCCTCTCCGCCCTCAAGTGCCGCAAGGAGCGCCTCACCCTGCCCGCCGCCGCCTGCGCCCTCCCGGACGCCTGCTGCCCCCCCTGCTGCCCCGGCCGCCGCCCCCGACGACGACGCGGCTccggcgcccgcccgcccgcccccgccGACCTCGGCAAGGCCGCCAACAACGCCAACCCCACGCCGGGCGCCGGCGGCAACAAGGCTcccgcgggcggcggcggggacGGCGGCGGGGCTCTGGCCGGGCCCCCGGGCTACTGCTACAAAGTGTGCCTCAGCCCGGAGTCGGCCAAGAGCGACTTCATGTTCCTGAAGCCCTGCGGCCAGGACCCGCCGCGCAACAACGAGAAAGGCCCCGACCACGCGCCCCCGCCCCCCGGCGCCAAGAACGCGCGCCAGCCCGCCGGCCAG GCAAAGCAGCCCAACACAGACCGACTGCCTTCGAAAAGTCAGCAATCCGCCATGAAAAG TTCGCGGAGCCTGGAAGACATTGGGGGAGGCCGGCGAGGAGCCCAGAAGGAGCACGACAGGCTGCGCACGCTGGTCACTCCGGTGTCCG AGCTCCAGAAGGCATCTGGCCCCCCCAACGGCATCTGGACCCCTCCCTATGCCCCCATGTACACACAGCATGCCTCGCCCTTGGATTATCAACATAACGTGTACATTCCAGGGACCCCAACCATGCCTGTTGCCAAGGATGGGCCCCCTTTTCTGGATCAGGAGACCAAGAACACCTTCTCTAcctttgggaagaggaagaaaatgacGACCTATTGTGATCTGCGGGACAACATGGTGATCAACAATAACCTGAAATAA